GGCCCGCGTGCCCGTGATCGACAGCAACGCCAGCGCCCAGAAGGGCTGCAGCATGTTCGTCCACGCATCCCCGCAAGCGAAGGCGATCACCGCGCGGCCGGTGGCGACTCCCGCCGCCGGGTCCGCGGCTGCCCGCAGAACGACCTCGCCCTGCAAGGCCCACTGCCCTCCCCCCGAGGGGATGGCGAGGTTGACGACCGCTGCGGAGAGGAACGTGAGCGTCTGGAACGCCCACCGGGCCGGCAGGCCATGCGCGGCGAGCCAGCCGGCGGCGGCCACGCCGGCGGTCGCGAGCCGCTCCACGAGGCCGGCCCCCCGAAGCACGCCCAGCGCGGCGAAGTAGAGAGGGAACTGCAGGAGGATTCCCGCCGCCGGCCTGGTCCCGTTCGCGAAGGCCTCGGCCGCCCGGGCCGGCGTACCGTGAAGGGCAAACCCGCCCATCAGGAACAGAAACAGGATCGTGTCGAGATCGACCGACCGTGTTCCGCTCCAGACCCCCGGGACGAGCCGGAGGAGGACCCAAAGTGCTGCCGGGACGGTGACCAGGGCCGTGATCAGGCGCATCCGTTCCAGTGCCGGCCCGAGACCTCCTCGCGGCGGCCCCACCGCTTCGCCGGACGGCGGACCAGGCGGCTCCGGCCGCGGCTCCGGGCAGGGAGCGCGACCCGCCATCGCCACGGCTGCCACCAGGACGGCGGCGGAAAGAGCGGCCGAGAGAGCGAGGTTGAACGGCGAGAAGATCGTTTCCGAGAGCGGAATCGCCCCCGCGATCGACACGAAAGGGTGGTCCGGCTGAGCGACGGCCAGCGGAGCGGAACCCGAAAGGCCGTTGTGCCAGACGAGGAACCCGGCGTAGGTGGCGGCGACGACCAGCGGATAGGGAACCGGCCGTCCTCGCCGAGCGGCCTCCCGACCGATTTCCCGCGCCACCAGCCCGCCTCCCACCAGCCCGAGTCCCCAGTGAACGAAGCTCAGCACGAGTCCGCTGGCGGCCGCCAGGGCGACCGCCTCCCGTGGCGTGCGCCACGCACCGCCCACCCGGGCCAGCGCGCGCCGGACGGCGGGCGCGTCGGCGACGACGAAGCCGGTGATGAGGATGAGCGCCATCTGGAACGCGAACGCGAGCAGCGGGCGGCTCCAGAACCCCGCGAACCAGGCGTCGAGAACACCGGCCAACCGCCCGGAACGCGGCCACCAGACGAGTCCCGCGGCCAGCACCGCGCCGTTGATCAGCAGCGCGAAGACGAACGGCCGCGGGAGGTTCCGCTCGGCCCACCGGGCGCAGGCGGCTCCGAAGCGGGCGATCACGGCCGGCCCTCCCCGCGGTGGGTCCCGGCCGGGAAACGGAGCAGTCGGCGGCACATCGGCGGGGCAGCATACAACGCCCCGCTGCTGATCAGCCCCTCTCCCCTTCCCGAGCCAAGGCCGCCTCGGCACGGCTCAGCAGGCGGTCGGCGAGACTCGGCGGGGCGGGAAGGGTCGTCGCCAACGGCCACCATCCTCCGCGCCCCTCCGTGATGAGCATGCTCACGTACCGGCCGGTCTTGAACAGCGGACGCGCCGGCGCCGGAAGCCTCACCGGCGCGACGACCACGCCTTCGCCTGCGGCGAGGGCGGCGCCGTCGGCACCGAGGCCGAGGATTCGATAGCGCCCCTCGAACAGGTCCTCCTCTTCTCCGGCGAGCACCGGGGGCGCGGGAAAGCGCTCGATCGCCTGCTGGAGCGCGTGGAAGCGCCGCAGCGTCGCCCCGGCACCGCGCAGAACGGCCTCGAACCGTCGCAACGCCTCCGCGTCGCACCAGCCGCGGCGGCGGCAGTAGCGCGCGAGCGAGAGGGCTTCCCGCCCGAAGGCGAGGATCCACGACGCGCGGACGATGTTGGCGTAGGGAAACAGGCGGACGCAGGGACCGAGCGCCGGGACCAACCGCTCGGCCTCCACACGACCGGCCGCAGGATCCTCGCCGCCGCGACTCCGCGAGGGGCGTCCCAGCTCGAAGAAGCGGGCGATCAGTTCCAGCGCCACCTCGACGGCCACCCGCTCCTCGTCGCTTTCCGGAAGGCCGCGTTCGGCGGCGTAGTCCGCGACCGCGTCGAGGACGGTGGGCCGGCGGTCGAGTCCTCCCCGAATCGCTCGGAGCCGCGTGCGTCCCGGTGCCCGATGCATGCGGGAAGGCTAGCCCCCGCGAACCGCCCGGTGGGGGCGCTCTCCGGGGGTCCCTCCCACGCGCGGGAGACGAGCCTCAGAACCGCCAGGCCACACCGGCCCGCAGCGAGCGCCCGGAAAGGTCGATCGTGCCCTCGCCCTCGAAGTCGCCGCCCAGCGCGTCATCGGCCTGCTGCCACCGGCCCTCGACGAACATCGACCAACCGGAACCCACGGGCAGGTCGAGCCCCGCCAGGACGTAGTAACCGGCGGTGACGCCGTCACTCTCGAAGGCCAGGAATTCGATCGGCTTCGCAGGGTCGCTCAAGATGAGAAAGTCTCCGGCCTCGCGGTAGCGCCACCAGTACAGACCGCCGCCGGCGCCGAGGTAGGGCACCAGTCCCTCACGGCCGGCCGGGTAGAACAGAAGACCCACGGTCAGCGGCGTCACCTGGAGCTCGGTGTCGTGCCAGACGTCGAAGCCGTCGGGGTCGTGCCGGTAGGCCTGCCGGGCGGTCCCCTCCTGATGCTCGAGCGAAACGAGGACGGCCGACCAGCGGCTGCGCGGGAACAGCAGGTCGGCGCCGATGGCGACGTCTTCGAGCGAATCGGGTGAACCGGTGAAAACCGAGAACGTGTCGTCCCAGAAGGCCGAGTCGGCATCGGGCGTGAACAGGCCGAGACCGAGGCGGAAGGTGCTCTCCGCCGCCGGACGCGGCCGGTGCCGGTCACGGGGGAAATGCCGGGGCCCCCCGGCCAGCGCCGGCGCGGCCAGCATCGCCCCCAGCGCTCCGGCAAGAAGGAAAAGCCTGCCTCCCATCGTGCGAGTGGTCATGATTGGCCTCCGCCCGGCGGAACGTGGGACGGCCCGAGCCGCCCACACCGCCGGCACAATCCCGCAAGCACGAGCCGTGCCAGACCGGCCGGCCACCGATCCGGCCGCGGATCAACGGGTTCCGGTGCCCGACCTCGGCCCGGGTGATGCCGGCGCCCCCTCGGGGTGACGCCGGCGCCACCCCGGGGGGACGCCACCGACCCTGCCCGAGGACGGCGGGAGCAAAACGATCCGTTTACGCGCGACTCGTTCGGGCTTTGGGCAGGGTGTCCCCGCTACAATGGCTTCCAAGAGTCGAGAGGCGTCACGCCGGGAAGGCGTTCCGATGAAGGCGAGGGTCCGGTGGTGCCTCGTCGCCGCAGCGGCGGCGCTCGGAGGTCTCCCCTCGACGGCCGGCGAGGATCCGCTGGCCGGTTCGGTCCACGAGGGCTTCGAATGCACCGACTGCCACGAGGAGCCGGCCGCCGGACTGCCCGGGCCGGTCGATTGCGGGCTATGCCACGAGAGCGTGGCGGAGGACTACGAGCAGAGCGTGCACGGCAGAGCCCGTGCGGCCGGTGCCGAGGACGCCCCGACCTGCGCGGACTGCCACGGAGCGCACGATATCCGCGCCGCTGACGATCCGGCGTCGCGCGTCTACCCGCTGAACGAACCGAGGACCTGCGCCCGCTGCCACGCGGACCCGAAGCTCGTCCGGCGGCACGAAATCCCGGTCCCCGATCCCCTCGAAGCCTACCGCTCCAGCGTCCACGGTGTCGCGGTGATCTCGGAGCGCGATTTTCGGGCGGCAACCTGCAGCCGCTGCCACGGCGGGCACCTCGTGCTTCCGATGGACGACCCGCGGTCGACCATCTTCTGGCGCAACATCCCCGACACGTGCGGCGCCTGCCACCGCGACATCGCCCGCGACTTCCGCGAAAGCGTCCACGGGCGGGCGGCGGAGGCGGGGGTGCGCGGCGTCCCCGTCTGCATCGACTGCCACGGAGAGCATGCGGTGCGCTCTCCGCGCGACCCCGCCTCCCCGGTCCATCCCCTGCGGGTCTCGAGAGAAACCTGCGGCCGCTGTCATGCTTCGGAGCTGATCGCGCGCCGTTACGGGCTGCCTATCGACCGGCTGCAGACCTTCGAGCGGAGCTATCACGGCCTGGCGGTGCGCGCGGGTTCGCTGACCGCGGCGAACTGCGCGAGCTGCCACGGGATCCACCGCATCCTCCCC
This genomic interval from Acidobacteriota bacterium contains the following:
- a CDS encoding short-chain fatty acid transporter, whose protein sequence is MPRRPWLGKGRGADQQRGVVCCPADVPPTAPFPGRDPPRGGPAVIARFGAACARWAERNLPRPFVFALLINGAVLAAGLVWWPRSGRLAGVLDAWFAGFWSRPLLAFAFQMALILITGFVVADAPAVRRALARVGGAWRTPREAVALAAASGLVLSFVHWGLGLVGGGLVAREIGREAARRGRPVPYPLVVAATYAGFLVWHNGLSGSAPLAVAQPDHPFVSIAGAIPLSETIFSPFNLALSAALSAAVLVAAVAMAGRAPCPEPRPEPPGPPSGEAVGPPRGGLGPALERMRLITALVTVPAALWVLLRLVPGVWSGTRSVDLDTILFLFLMGGFALHGTPARAAEAFANGTRPAAGILLQFPLYFAALGVLRGAGLVERLATAGVAAAGWLAAHGLPARWAFQTLTFLSAAVVNLAIPSGGGQWALQGEVVLRAAADPAAGVATGRAVIAFACGDAWTNMLQPFWALALLSITGTRAREIMGYTIAIMIVVLPVYLAAFFF